The proteins below are encoded in one region of candidate division WOR-3 bacterium:
- the fusA gene encoding elongation factor G, with product MDLTKLRNIGFAAHIDAGKTTTTERILFYTQRIHRMGEVDEGTATMDYMIQEKERGITIQAAATFCEWKDYLIHIVDTPGHVDFTAEVERSLRILDGLVIIFSAVEGVEPQSETIWRQAEKFNVPRIAFINKMDRQGADHLRVLDQIEKKFNIKPLLLEWPVGIESDFLGVYHFVDYKKILWDKDELGTQFSVYEIDDLPEEAKKFYEDMIIMLSEIDESITEEYYEKGIPEPLKLNKAIRKGVLEKRFLPILIGSALKNKGIQPLIDAICLYLPSPIDRGEIRGIDPLTRKEILRYPSPEDHFSGVVFKVQIFEDMGKLCYLRIYSGKITQNSKIYNPRTKELTRIQRLYRLHANRRNAIKEALCGEIVGIVGPKDVRTGDTLCSPEYPVLYEEMLFPEPVVSQAIEPISAKDLKKIEERLKWMVEEDPTFSLKIDEESGQIIISGMGELHLEIILDRLRRDYKLEFRALKPQVHYRESILKRAEVIKEVKKSIGGEEQYGKVNLEVLPIMDAMRNEIIIDNSINFTEELKEIAMNSMKEILDFGIIAGYPMINVKMNLKKVYNIEKLTPLGLRLAIHEAGKEAIKNAEPVLLEPYSYVEITVPQEYLGNVIQDLMQREATILEKGLLQNSDWIKVVAEMPLKNTFGYVTILRSHTKGRAGFWMKVKAFRPLKLEKKEILY from the coding sequence ATGGATTTAACAAAACTAAGAAATATTGGTTTTGCTGCCCATATAGATGCAGGAAAAACAACAACCACAGAACGAATTCTTTTTTACACACAAAGAATACACAGAATGGGGGAAGTGGATGAAGGGACAGCCACCATGGATTATATGATACAGGAAAAAGAAAGGGGTATTACAATACAAGCAGCAGCTACTTTTTGTGAATGGAAAGATTATTTAATCCATATAGTAGATACTCCAGGACATGTAGATTTCACAGCAGAAGTAGAAAGGTCTTTGAGAATTCTTGACGGTCTTGTTATAATTTTTTCCGCTGTAGAAGGTGTTGAGCCACAGTCAGAAACTATATGGAGACAGGCGGAAAAGTTTAATGTTCCAAGAATTGCCTTTATAAATAAGATGGATAGACAAGGCGCTGATCATTTAAGAGTTTTGGATCAGATAGAGAAAAAATTCAATATAAAGCCTCTTTTACTTGAATGGCCAGTTGGAATTGAATCTGATTTTTTAGGTGTATATCATTTTGTTGATTATAAAAAAATTTTATGGGATAAAGATGAATTAGGGACTCAATTTTCAGTTTATGAAATAGATGATTTGCCTGAAGAAGCAAAGAAATTTTATGAAGATATGATAATTATGCTTTCAGAAATTGATGAAAGTATTACGGAAGAGTATTATGAAAAAGGAATTCCCGAACCTCTTAAACTTAATAAAGCTATAAGAAAAGGTGTTTTGGAGAAAAGATTTTTACCTATCTTAATTGGTTCTGCTTTAAAAAATAAAGGTATTCAGCCTTTGATAGATGCAATATGTCTATATTTGCCTTCCCCGATTGATAGAGGAGAAATTAGAGGAATTGACCCATTAACCCGAAAGGAAATTTTGAGATACCCTTCACCCGAGGATCATTTTAGTGGAGTTGTATTTAAGGTTCAAATTTTTGAGGATATGGGGAAATTATGTTATTTGAGAATTTATTCTGGAAAAATTACTCAAAATTCAAAAATTTATAATCCAAGAACAAAAGAACTTACAAGAATTCAAAGATTATACAGACTTCATGCTAATAGAAGAAATGCAATAAAAGAAGCTCTCTGTGGAGAAATAGTTGGAATAGTTGGACCAAAGGATGTGAGAACAGGAGATACACTGTGCTCCCCTGAATATCCTGTGTTATATGAAGAGATGCTTTTCCCTGAACCTGTTGTTTCACAGGCAATAGAGCCTATTTCAGCGAAGGATTTAAAAAAGATTGAGGAAAGATTAAAATGGATGGTGGAGGAAGATCCAACATTTAGTTTAAAAATAGATGAGGAGTCGGGTCAGATAATAATATCTGGAATGGGTGAGTTACATCTTGAGATTATACTTGATAGATTGAGAAGGGACTATAAACTGGAATTCAGGGCACTTAAACCTCAAGTTCATTATAGAGAAAGTATATTAAAAAGAGCTGAAGTTATAAAGGAGGTGAAGAAAAGTATAGGAGGTGAAGAACAATATGGAAAAGTTAATCTTGAGGTTTTGCCTATAATGGATGCTATGAGGAATGAAATAATTATAGATAACAGTATAAATTTTACTGAAGAATTAAAAGAAATCGCAATGAATTCAATGAAGGAAATTCTTGATTTTGGAATTATAGCTGGTTATCCGATGATAAATGTGAAAATGAATTTAAAAAAAGTATATAATATTGAAAAATTAACACCTTTAGGTTTAAGATTAGCAATACATGAGGCGGGTAAGGAAGCAATAAAAAATGCTGAGCCTGTTCTACTTGAGCCTTATTCCTATGTGGAAATTACAGTTCCTCAGGAATATTTGGGAAATGTTATTCAGGATTTAATGCAGAGGGAAGCGACTATACTGGAAAAGGGACTGCTCCAGAACTCAGACTGGATAAAAGTTGTGGCTGAAATGCCCTTAAAGAATACTTTTGGATATGTTACAATCCTTAGATCACATACCAAGGGTAGAGCAGGCTTCTGGATGAAGGTGAAGGCATTTAGACCTTTAAAACTTGAAAAAAAAGAAATTTTATATTAA
- the rpsG gene encoding 30S ribosomal protein S7, translating into MRRRRAPERKIAPDPVYNSPLVASFINNLMWDGKKTKAMKIFYKAMNRIKELTGEEGIKIFEKAIENVKPSLEVRPRRVGGATYQVPVEVRPKRQISLAIKWIIRAARARSERGMIEKLAKELIDAANNEGGAVKTKENTHKMAEANRAFAHFRW; encoded by the coding sequence ATGAGAAGAAGAAGAGCACCTGAGAGAAAAATTGCCCCGGATCCAGTTTATAACTCACCCCTTGTTGCAAGTTTTATAAATAATTTAATGTGGGATGGAAAAAAAACAAAAGCAATGAAGATATTTTACAAGGCTATGAATAGGATTAAAGAATTAACAGGTGAGGAGGGAATAAAAATTTTTGAAAAAGCAATTGAAAATGTTAAACCATCCCTTGAAGTCAGACCAAGAAGAGTAGGTGGAGCAACATACCAAGTTCCTGTTGAAGTAAGACCGAAGAGGCAGATTAGTTTAGCAATAAAATGGATAATAAGAGCTGCAAGAGCAAGAAGTGAAAGGGGTATGATAGAAAAATTGGCAAAAGAATTGATTGATGCAGCGAACAATGAAGGAGGAGCTGTAAAGACAAAGGAAAACACCCACAAAATGGCTGAAGCAAATAGAGCTTTTGCTCATTTTAGATGGTAA
- the rpsL gene encoding 30S ribosomal protein S12, which produces MPTINQLVRHKRKPKKRKSKSPALEGCPQKRGVCIRVYTTSPKKPNSALRKVAKVRLSNGREVIAYIPGEGHNLQEHSVVLVRGGRVKDLPGVKYHIVRGVYDCAGVANRASSRSLYGVKRKKKEG; this is translated from the coding sequence ATGCCCACAATTAACCAGCTTGTAAGACACAAGAGAAAACCAAAAAAGAGAAAATCTAAAAGCCCTGCTCTTGAGGGATGTCCCCAGAAAAGGGGAGTCTGTATTCGTGTTTATACAACAAGCCCTAAAAAACCGAATTCTGCTTTAAGAAAGGTGGCTAAAGTTAGACTTTCAAACGGAAGAGAGGTGATTGCTTACATACCTGGAGAAGGTCACAATTTGCAGGAACACTCTGTGGTTCTTGTTAGAGGAGGTAGAGTTAAGGACTTGCCTGGTGTTAAATATCATATAGTAAGAGGAGTTTATGACTGTGCAGGAGTTGCAAACAGAGCAAGTTCAAGAAGTCTTTATGGTGTGAAGAGAAAAAAGAAGGAGGGATAA
- a CDS encoding L-threonylcarbamoyladenylate synthase, with protein sequence MEIKIPQKSFKKAVEILKKGGVIIVPTDTVSGFVTPYWSYEGVNRIYKIKRREKEKVLGLFISDNKDIKKFAKNITETRKRIFHNLWPGQLTLLFKAKNNLPDYLVHKEKKTVSLRIPSHPLILKLINEVGPLVQTSCNISGEKEIIKYSEIFEKFGKYVDYVYPQDSYGNISSTILDVSKYPFKLIRKGPVGISQIENVLLKKIKISKDIKTNILFVCTGNTCRSPMAMGIFYSLLDNELKELVNVKSAGLATYDGLPISENTLKVLQKFYNVNLSYYRTKKLKKDDLDWADFIYVMEKKHLREIQKMGYYEKVRLLHPGEEPSDIPDPFGKEFKFYIEVSKIIEESIKKILKEIKYRYS encoded by the coding sequence TTGGAAATTAAAATACCTCAAAAAAGTTTCAAAAAAGCTGTTGAAATTCTTAAAAAAGGGGGAGTTATAATAGTTCCCACAGATACAGTTTCCGGATTTGTTACTCCTTACTGGTCCTATGAGGGCGTAAATCGTATCTATAAAATCAAAAGAAGAGAAAAGGAAAAAGTGTTAGGACTTTTTATTTCTGATAACAAAGATATAAAAAAATTTGCAAAAAACATAACAGAAACAAGAAAAAGGATATTCCATAATTTATGGCCAGGGCAACTTACTTTACTTTTTAAAGCTAAAAATAATCTACCTGATTATTTAGTTCATAAGGAAAAAAAAACAGTTTCCTTAAGAATACCATCTCATCCCCTTATTTTAAAACTTATAAATGAAGTTGGACCTCTTGTTCAGACATCTTGTAACATATCAGGTGAGAAGGAAATTATAAAATATAGTGAAATTTTTGAAAAATTTGGTAAATATGTAGATTATGTATACCCTCAAGATTCTTATGGAAATATCTCATCTACAATTCTTGATGTCTCAAAATATCCATTTAAATTAATAAGAAAAGGACCGGTTGGAATAAGTCAGATTGAAAATGTTCTTTTAAAAAAAATAAAAATCTCAAAGGATATAAAAACAAATATTCTCTTTGTGTGCACAGGAAATACCTGCAGGTCACCTATGGCAATGGGAATTTTTTATTCACTTTTAGATAATGAATTAAAAGAATTAGTAAATGTAAAATCAGCAGGGCTTGCAACTTATGATGGGCTTCCTATATCAGAAAATACATTAAAAGTTCTTCAAAAATTTTACAATGTAAATCTATCTTATTACAGAACAAAAAAATTAAAAAAAGATGACCTTGATTGGGCTGATTTTATTTATGTTATGGAAAAAAAACACTTGAGGGAAATCCAAAAAATGGGATATTACGAAAAGGTGAGACTACTTCATCCAGGTGAAGAACCATCTGATATACCTGATCCCTTTGGTAAAGAATTTAAATTTTACATAGAGGTTTCAAAAATTATAGAAGAAAGTATTAAAAAAATCCTTAAGGAAATTAAATACAGATATTCATGA
- the purM gene encoding phosphoribosylformylglycinamidine cyclo-ligase, whose protein sequence is MRYKDAGVDLQKAEDVSKIFKILTKQKERFSGIYDFGEFFLAATCDGVGTKTQVARLAKNYKILGEDIVNHCVNDLLCQGAKPLFFLDYIASSNLDLKIVKEIAKGMLKALKENGNIPLLGGETAEMPDIYNKDEWDIVGFCIGIIKKENLLPKKIKIGDILIGFPSTGLHTNGYSLARKILLKKYNLEKKFNGKTLKELLLKPHRSYFNILYPLIEKNLIKGLAHITGGGIEGNLKRIMPEGLGFEIDIREIDKPLIFDIIEKEGNVPRDEMLRVFNMGIGMIAVIDNKDFDTVRNNLIDEKIKFYIIGEIIKGKRIIIS, encoded by the coding sequence ATGAGATACAAAGACGCAGGAGTAGATTTACAAAAGGCAGAAGATGTATCAAAAATATTTAAAATATTAACAAAACAAAAAGAAAGATTCTCCGGTATTTACGACTTTGGAGAATTTTTCCTTGCAGCCACATGTGATGGTGTTGGAACTAAAACTCAGGTGGCAAGATTAGCAAAAAATTATAAAATTTTAGGCGAAGATATTGTTAATCATTGTGTAAATGATCTTTTATGCCAAGGGGCAAAACCTCTATTCTTTCTTGATTACATTGCCTCATCAAATCTTGATTTGAAAATAGTAAAAGAAATTGCAAAGGGAATGTTAAAAGCTTTGAAAGAAAACGGTAATATACCCCTTTTAGGTGGTGAGACAGCTGAGATGCCTGACATATACAATAAAGATGAATGGGATATTGTAGGATTCTGTATAGGGATTATTAAAAAGGAAAACTTACTTCCAAAAAAAATTAAAATTGGTGATATTCTTATTGGATTTCCCTCAACAGGGCTTCATACCAATGGCTACTCTCTTGCAAGAAAAATTCTATTAAAAAAATATAATTTAGAAAAAAAATTCAATGGAAAAACTCTAAAAGAACTTTTACTTAAACCCCATAGAAGTTATTTTAATATCCTATACCCATTAATTGAAAAAAATCTAATAAAGGGACTTGCCCATATTACAGGTGGTGGAATTGAGGGAAATTTAAAAAGGATTATGCCTGAGGGACTGGGTTTTGAAATAGATATAAGGGAAATTGATAAACCCTTAATTTTTGATATTATTGAAAAAGAAGGAAACGTGCCAAGAGATGAAATGTTAAGGGTCTTCAATATGGGAATTGGAATGATAGCTGTAATAGATAATAAAGATTTTGATACAGTTAGAAACAATTTAATTGATGAAAAAATCAAGTTTTATATAATCGGGGAAATTATAAAAGGCAAAAGAATAATAATTTCCTAA
- the gyrA gene encoding DNA gyrase subunit A: MSERIISAPIEDEMTISYIDYAMSVIVGRALPDVRDGLKPVHRRILFAMYEAGLLPTRPFKKSATVVGDVLGKYHPHGDMAVYDALVRMAQDFSLRYPLIEGQGNFGSIDGDPPAAYRYTEARLSKIAMEMLRDIDKEVVDFVPNFDGRLKEPVVLPSLLPNLIVNGSTGIAVGMSTNIPPHNLTETVDALLYLIEKPDCKDEEIFEIIKGPDFPTGGIILGKKGIIDYFKTGRGTVTVRARYFIEEKGRKKIIFTEIPYLVNKSSLLERIAELVREKKIEGIQDIRDESDREGLRIVVELKKGISEKFVLNQLFKYTQLQDRFGVIMLALVDNEPKVLSLRELLNYYLKHREEVTIRKTQFLLKKAEERAHIIEGLKIALKDIDRVIELIKKSKDPKEAKEKLMKEFKLTEVQAQAILDMKLQTLTRLEMSKIEEEYEKLIKEIERLKGILENKSLLMEEIKKELIEIKEKYGDKRRTDIEEEEPEEIDIEKLIKKEKILILLSKNGYIKRVQGSYLKTQTRGTQGQKGLLLDEDDFPEDVFYAFSHDYVIFVSNKGKVYSLKAYEIPESGLRGKGKPVNTILNLSENEKIVDMIPVSEFKKGLYLFLVTKKGIIKKVDLELFKNAGKRGIIAQGLKEGDETIDGILVRDEDDIILLKSNGLATRIKSKIVRPMGRTGYGVIGINTKDAECVAGTLIGGDSLLVVTEKGYGKRFSPKEIQAKGRGTKGMIVQKINEKTGKAIWIRSFSPKDHLVLLTSSSKLLRQKAEDIPLLSRSTRGVKLIKVKEEDKIVGCARIPYEEEIDV, translated from the coding sequence ATGTCTGAAAGAATTATTAGTGCTCCAATAGAAGATGAGATGACCATAAGTTATATAGATTATGCAATGAGTGTTATTGTCGGAAGAGCTCTTCCTGATGTAAGAGACGGATTAAAGCCTGTTCATAGAAGAATTCTGTTCGCAATGTATGAAGCAGGTTTATTACCTACAAGGCCCTTCAAAAAGAGCGCAACAGTGGTAGGTGATGTTCTTGGTAAATACCATCCTCACGGTGATATGGCAGTATATGATGCTCTTGTAAGAATGGCTCAGGATTTTTCCCTGAGATACCCTCTAATTGAAGGACAGGGTAATTTTGGCTCAATAGACGGGGACCCACCTGCTGCTTACAGATACACTGAGGCAAGACTTTCAAAGATAGCAATGGAGATGTTAAGAGATATAGATAAAGAGGTAGTAGACTTTGTTCCCAACTTTGATGGAAGATTAAAAGAACCCGTTGTTCTACCCTCCCTTTTACCTAACTTAATAGTAAATGGCTCAACTGGAATTGCTGTTGGTATGTCAACAAATATACCACCCCATAATTTAACTGAAACAGTTGATGCTCTTTTGTATTTAATAGAAAAACCCGATTGCAAAGATGAAGAAATTTTTGAAATAATAAAAGGACCTGATTTTCCAACAGGAGGAATTATACTCGGAAAAAAGGGAATAATTGATTATTTTAAAACAGGAAGAGGAACAGTCACTGTTAGAGCAAGATACTTCATTGAAGAGAAAGGAAGAAAAAAAATCATTTTCACTGAAATACCCTATCTTGTAAATAAATCCAGTTTACTTGAAAGAATAGCAGAACTTGTGAGGGAGAAAAAGATTGAAGGTATTCAAGATATAAGAGATGAATCAGATAGAGAAGGACTACGAATTGTTGTTGAGCTGAAAAAAGGAATCTCTGAAAAATTTGTTTTGAATCAGCTCTTTAAATATACTCAGCTTCAGGATCGTTTTGGAGTAATAATGCTTGCCCTTGTTGATAATGAGCCAAAAGTTTTATCTCTAAGAGAACTTCTCAATTATTATTTAAAACACAGAGAAGAGGTGACAATAAGGAAAACACAATTTTTACTTAAAAAAGCAGAGGAAAGGGCTCATATTATTGAAGGACTTAAGATTGCTCTTAAAGATATAGATAGGGTAATAGAATTAATTAAGAAATCAAAGGATCCAAAGGAGGCAAAGGAAAAATTAATGAAAGAATTTAAATTAACTGAAGTGCAGGCACAGGCTATACTGGATATGAAATTACAGACCCTTACAAGGCTTGAAATGTCAAAAATTGAAGAGGAATATGAAAAATTAATTAAGGAAATTGAAAGATTAAAAGGCATTCTGGAAAATAAAAGCTTATTAATGGAGGAAATTAAGAAGGAATTAATTGAAATAAAAGAAAAATATGGAGATAAAAGGAGAACAGATATTGAAGAAGAAGAACCAGAAGAGATTGATATTGAAAAATTAATAAAAAAGGAAAAGATATTAATTTTGCTTTCAAAAAATGGTTATATAAAAAGGGTTCAGGGCTCTTATTTAAAAACTCAAACAAGAGGAACACAGGGACAAAAGGGACTTTTACTTGACGAGGATGACTTCCCTGAGGATGTTTTTTATGCCTTCTCTCATGATTATGTAATATTTGTTTCAAACAAAGGTAAGGTTTATTCCCTAAAGGCTTATGAAATTCCTGAAAGTGGTTTAAGAGGCAAAGGGAAACCCGTTAATACAATTTTAAATTTATCTGAAAATGAAAAAATTGTTGACATGATTCCTGTTTCAGAATTTAAAAAAGGTTTATATTTATTCCTTGTCACAAAAAAGGGAATAATAAAAAAAGTGGATTTAGAACTTTTCAAGAATGCTGGTAAAAGGGGAATTATTGCTCAGGGATTAAAAGAAGGAGATGAAACCATTGATGGAATCCTTGTTAGAGATGAAGATGATATCATACTTTTAAAATCAAATGGACTTGCAACACGGATAAAATCAAAAATAGTAAGACCTATGGGAAGAACAGGCTATGGTGTAATTGGTATAAACACAAAGGATGCGGAATGTGTCGCAGGAACTCTTATAGGAGGTGATTCTCTTCTTGTGGTAACAGAAAAGGGTTATGGAAAGAGGTTCAGTCCAAAAGAGATACAAGCAAAAGGGAGAGGAACAAAGGGTATGATTGTGCAGAAAATAAATGAAAAAACAGGAAAAGCAATATGGATAAGAAGTTTTTCTCCAAAGGATCATCTTGTTCTTTTAACAAGTTCATCTAAGCTTTTGAGGCAGAAAGCTGAGGATATACCATTACTTTCAAGGTCCACAAGGGGAGTAAAACTTATAAAGGTTAAAGAAGAAGATAAAATTGTAGGATGTGCAAGAATTCCTTATGAGGAGGAAATAGATGTTTAA
- a CDS encoding N-acetylmuramoyl-L-alanine amidase — protein MKLYIIKREEWLKKGLTGRVNKVLKHSFYVIHHTATSQKEYNGDINYLDRMHRERGFLLIGYHFIIGVDGKIFEGRKIGEEGAHTKRFNHSLGIALIGNFEEENIEIKQIESLLNLMNFLDNHFLIKKFTFHFILNENTLCGRKIYEKIIKNKNKKFFNFPEDLFYNLLWVQPPK, from the coding sequence TTGAAGTTGTATATTATAAAAAGGGAGGAGTGGTTAAAAAAGGGGCTCACAGGAAGGGTAAATAAAGTATTAAAACACTCTTTTTATGTTATACATCATACGGCAACATCTCAGAAGGAATATAATGGAGATATAAACTATTTAGACAGAATGCACAGAGAAAGGGGTTTTTTATTAATAGGTTATCATTTTATAATAGGGGTTGATGGAAAAATTTTCGAGGGAAGGAAAATAGGGGAAGAGGGTGCACATACTAAAAGATTCAATCATTCTCTTGGTATTGCCCTTATTGGAAATTTTGAAGAAGAAAATATTGAAATTAAGCAGATTGAATCTCTTTTAAATCTTATGAATTTCTTAGATAATCATTTTCTTATTAAAAAATTTACCTTTCATTTTATCTTAAATGAAAATACTTTATGTGGAAGAAAAATTTATGAAAAAATAATAAAAAACAAAAATAAAAAATTTTTTAATTTTCCAGAGGATTTATTTTATAATTTATTGTGGGTTCAACCCCCGAAATAG
- the mdh gene encoding malate dehydrogenase yields the protein MKEKVYIIGAGFVGAECANELARKDFCDVVLIDILEGIPQGKSLDMTHANPIRYISPNIKGQNSYDGIEEAKVIVITAGVPRKPGMTREELLDTNFNIIKSVIGEIKKKNNHAILIIVTNPLDAMTYAAYKLSGFERERVIGMAGVLDSTRFRAFLAMELGVAYEDVSAITLGTHGDLMVPLPKYATVGGIPVSHLLPKEKIDAIVDRTRKAGTEIVSLLKTGSAYYAPGVSTAIMVESIIKDKKRVLSASVLLKGEYGIKDIFVGVPVVLGEKGVERVIEMKLEPDEMEALKKSAEHVKKMQEEIDRKL from the coding sequence ATGAAAGAAAAAGTTTATATAATCGGAGCTGGCTTTGTAGGTGCAGAATGTGCTAATGAATTGGCAAGAAAAGATTTCTGTGATGTTGTTTTAATTGATATTCTTGAAGGAATTCCTCAGGGAAAATCCCTTGATATGACCCATGCTAATCCTATAAGATACATATCACCAAATATAAAAGGACAAAATAGTTATGATGGAATTGAAGAGGCAAAAGTAATTGTTATAACAGCAGGTGTTCCAAGAAAACCTGGAATGACAAGAGAAGAATTACTTGATACCAATTTTAATATAATAAAAAGTGTAATAGGTGAAATAAAAAAGAAAAATAATCATGCAATTTTGATAATTGTTACAAATCCCCTTGATGCTATGACATATGCTGCTTACAAATTATCTGGTTTTGAAAGGGAAAGGGTAATTGGAATGGCAGGTGTCCTTGATTCAACAAGATTTAGAGCTTTTCTTGCAATGGAGCTCGGTGTTGCCTATGAAGATGTTTCAGCAATAACACTTGGAACACATGGAGATTTAATGGTACCCCTTCCAAAATATGCAACAGTTGGGGGAATTCCAGTAAGTCATCTTTTACCAAAGGAAAAAATAGATGCAATTGTTGATAGAACAAGAAAAGCTGGGACTGAAATAGTTTCACTTTTAAAAACAGGCAGTGCCTATTATGCACCGGGTGTTTCAACAGCAATTATGGTGGAATCAATAATTAAGGACAAAAAGAGAGTTCTTTCAGCATCAGTTTTGTTAAAAGGAGAATATGGAATAAAAGACATTTTTGTTGGAGTTCCTGTGGTTTTAGGAGAAAAAGGTGTTGAAAGAGTTATTGAAATGAAACTTGAGCCAGATGAAATGGAAGCTCTTAAAAAATCAGCGGAACATGTCAAAAAAATGCAGGAGGAAATAGACAGGAAGCTATAA
- a CDS encoding M55 family metallopeptidase yields the protein MRVFISIDIEGIEGIVSLDHTRREGKDYEKARKWMTNHLLSVINSLKKNGVEEIIVNDSHGDMSNILFDEIPENVRLITGNLKKLSMVEGVEGCDAGIFLGYHSRAGSRGVLDHTYFGRVIYEVRINDKPVGEFTINAYVAGNFDVPIIFLTGDDEVIKEARAIIPEIEYVITKEARGRFSAMHFSFSKIEKEINLNIKKAIDKYKNKVIKPLKIIGKVKIEADFLNTGMADIAEIMPKTKRVSPRTLSYEAENIIEAFYALRTWIGLASNLV from the coding sequence ATGAGAGTTTTTATATCAATTGACATTGAGGGAATAGAAGGTATTGTATCTTTAGACCATACAAGAAGAGAAGGAAAAGATTACGAAAAAGCAAGAAAATGGATGACAAATCATCTTTTATCTGTTATTAATTCTTTAAAGAAAAATGGAGTAGAGGAAATTATTGTTAATGATTCTCATGGTGATATGAGCAATATTTTATTTGATGAAATTCCTGAAAATGTTAGATTAATAACAGGAAATTTAAAGAAACTTTCAATGGTGGAAGGTGTTGAAGGGTGTGATGCAGGGATTTTTTTAGGCTATCATTCAAGAGCAGGAAGTAGAGGGGTTCTGGACCATACTTATTTTGGAAGAGTTATCTATGAAGTAAGAATAAACGATAAACCTGTGGGAGAGTTTACGATAAATGCCTATGTAGCCGGAAATTTTGATGTTCCAATAATATTTTTAACAGGAGATGATGAAGTTATAAAGGAAGCAAGAGCAATTATTCCGGAGATTGAATATGTTATTACAAAAGAAGCAAGAGGTAGATTTTCAGCAATGCATTTTTCCTTTTCAAAAATTGAAAAAGAAATAAATTTGAATATAAAAAAGGCGATTGATAAATATAAAAATAAAGTTATAAAACCTTTAAAAATAATTGGGAAAGTTAAGATAGAGGCAGATTTCCTAAATACAGGTATGGCTGATATTGCTGAGATTATGCCTAAAACAAAAAGAGTTTCACCGAGAACTTTAAGTTATGAAGCCGAAAACATAATTGAAGCCTTTTATGCTTTAAGGACCTGGATAGGTCTTGCAAGTAATTTAGTTTAA